A segment of the Ipomoea triloba cultivar NCNSP0323 chromosome 1, ASM357664v1 genome:
GTAAACTATGTCTCTACACTGGGCTTCCTTTAACTAACAATTCTCAAATTTGAACTTTCTATTAGTCCTGATCTGTGTTGCTGGGGACGGCCAAACAGCTAAGGGAAGATGATCACTAACGGGAGCTTCAAAGGACTCTGCTCTAGCATACCCAAATCGATCAAGCCACCCTACATTAACCAGGATACGATCCAGTTTCTCCCTAACCCAATTGGTAGTACCTCGGACTTTTTCCCATGTAAACTGATAGCCTTTGAAGGTAAGATCAAACAGTCCACTAAAGTTTACTGCTTCCTGAAACCCTTGAATCAACCGGTTGGGATGAGGAGCACCGCCCAATTTTTCACCGTGAGAGAGGAGATCATTGAAATCTCCCATTAAAATCCAAGGGAGAGAGTTGTTGAGAGACAGCTGTTTGAGAAGATCCCAGGATTCTGCACGTCGATGTCTTTCTGGGCAACCGTAGAAGCCGGTGTAACGCCATAGAGAAGAAGATGATACAGAGTTGATAGTGGCATCAATGAAGTTCCTAGAATGGTTAACAATGGTCAGGTTTAACTCTTTTTTCCACAAGAGGGCAAGTCCCCCACTTTGACCCGAGCAATCCACTGTAAACATGTTGTCAAATCCCACTTTGGTTCTAATAATCTCCATCTTTGAAGAACATAACTTTGTTTCCATTAAGTATAATAAGACCGGCCTCTTAGTGTGGACGATGTCGTTTAGGACTTGAATCGTCGTTTGGTTGCCAAGCCCCCTACAATTCCAAGATATAAAACTCATTGATAATGTATGGACCCGAAGCTGGATTGAACAATTGTGATCCAGTAAGCAGAGTGTAAAGAAACAGATAGTGATGTCCTGTTGCACTGATTACTCAAAGCTCAAACCACAGACTGAAGGAATAGATAGTACTTGTTacaaaaaaacaagaagaagatgACTAATGCAAATGGGAAAAGCAGCTTGTCACAAAGGCAAGAAGGAGGAAGCTTGTCACTAGAACAAGAAGGAAAAGCTTGTCACAAAGACAAGAAGGAAACAGGATCAAATTTAAGACTCAGGAAAATTCATTtgggaatttcatcaaacaggTTGTAGGCACTCACTACTGTCTTCATCCAAAAATGTTCCTTTCCCATGTCAACAGCTTagaaaagtagaaaacaaaACCAACCGCATTAGCAAAAGTCCGTACTGTAATCGTCGTAGAGAAGTGACGACTTTGAAGAGTAGTCTCTCGGCATTTCATCCCCATTCCTTCTTCATCGCTCTCCTCCGGTTGTTTGGTGTTTATTCATTCATAACCAGAGCAGCGGTGGCCGGTGGAAGGCAATACGCGGAGTCACCAGGTGACTGGTCGGCGGTAGAGATCGGCGGTCCTCTCtgttttcttattttatgcACACTTGTTTTCTGTTCTCAAAAGTTAAATCTTCAATTCGGACTCAATAGAACATTGGTGAAGATATTGGTAAAAATTGTAATTGGGGATGTGTTTTGACATTTTCGTCACCAATAAATGTATATCCCACACATTGAATatgatattatattgttataacAATCATATCCTATAGTTTAAGATAAGATAtacatttgtttaaaaaaaaaatccgaattggtgtatttaaaaaaaaaaaaaaacgaatcagtgtcccggtttacactccaaCATGGATAATGGAgtgagatcgagcctcagtggaggaggcaactgttgactctttgtgcttcagtagattgagaaagtagctatgaacagatactacattgtaacagagtcaatagtactaaaaaaaaatattatttgcacTCACTTACATGAATCATGATGAATGTcaaaattcttatatttattaaGTATTTGTATATTTTGCACTCACTTACATGAATCATGATGAATGTcaaaattcttatatttattaaGTATTTGTATATTGACTTACGCGTTAAAAATTAATAGATGAAATCACACCCGTGTTATCGTTAGAGCATCCATATTAATTTACATGTTCAAGATCAATTTTGCATTGTGGACGTTATTTTAaagtaaaattcaaattatatgtCTATAATTAACAGATTATATGttagtaaataaattaaagacacataataggttaactatagacacataatacttaattaatatattatgtgtaatCATTGTTCCATGAACCATCACCAGACCATGAAtaacatacatttttaatatattaaagacatattatttgtatactgaaagtacattatttgagtattaaaggaaatattattttgtatactatcaaatattcaataaataaataatgtacatttaatatataatataataaaaatatatctttcaTTCATGGTTCAcataaaaatttgtatattgtctattatgtgtttgtagttttaacaaattatgtgtattcaatttatttacatgcaTATAATTTACTGActgaaaacacataatatgttaaccgcAGACAAAAAATGTTTAGATCAAAGTCTACAATAGAAAGTAGACCTTGATCCATAATATGACAATTACCTATTGCTATTCTTGGAATGTGGCTAGAGTTTCCCCGACATTAAAAGAATTGTCATCAAGTAAGGCCATGTAAGACTACGAAACAAAGATTGTGAGTGTTGTTTACCTAGCAGGATGCATGCAAAGAACATGGCTGGTCTGATAAGAAACAACATGCGTCTATTTAAACAACAGAACCAGACAACAGAAGTAAACACAGGTCCTATGTTTCCAAGAAACAGATAGGGATCAAGTTGGAGAGTTTATAGTTTTAGAACATCACCATGGCTGCCGAGCAGTGTCATGTGATGATATTCCCGTGGTTGGCGTTTGGCCATATGCTCCCGATGTTCAAATTTGGCAAGAAATTAGCCGCTAAAGGTTTCAGAGTCTCCTTCGTGTCCACCCCCAAAAACCTGCAGAGATTGCCCCCAATTCCTGCAAGTTTCATGGAGAGATTAAGCCTGAGAGAGATCGCGTTGCCCTCGATACCTGGTTTGCCGGAGAATTGCGAGGCAACTGTTGATCTCGAGCAGCAAGAGCAAGTACAGTTCTTGAAAACGGCGTATGACAGGATGGCCCCGCCATTTGAGGAGCTTCTGAGATGGGACTTGCCGGAGTTGATCCTCGTCGACTTTGCTTCACATTGGGTTCCTGAAATAGCAAACAGATATGGCGTGCCTACTGCGTTCCTAAGTGTATACACTGCAGCAACATTAGCGTACCTGGGATCCCCCGAGGGGTTGAGATCTGGAAACCTGCGCCCGAGCCCTGAATACTTCACGGGCCCGCCTAGTTGGTTCGACTTCCACTCCCTGGTAGCCCACAGGCCAGATTACGCACCGACAATGATGCGGAACACCCACACCCCAGATGCATCTGGTGTGTCCAGCGGCCAGCGCCTGTCTAGTGTCATAGAGGGATGCGACTTTGTCATAGTTAGAAGCTGCAAAGAGTTCGAAAGAGAATATATAGATCTTCTCGAGAAACTCTACAAAAGGCCAGTGTTAGCTATCGGACTACTTCCACCGAGGTTAAACACCGCCATTCACCCCGAAACCAATTCATCGAGCTGGTCCGAAGCATTCGAATGGTTGGATAAACAAAGACCAAAGTCTGTGGTCTTTGTCGGTTTTGGAAGTGAGTACAAGATGCCTATTCATCAAATCCACGAGTTGGCTTCTGCATTGGAGCTTTCCCGGATGCCTTTCCTATGGATTCTGAGGAAACCGGGAATAGATAACTCCGCCCTGTTGCCTACTGATTTTGTTAACAGAACCTCAAACCAGGGCAGAGTTATCCTCGGTTGGGCTCCTCAACAGAACATACTCGCTCATCCCGCCATTGGCGGATGCCTGTTCCATTCAGGGTGGGGTACAATAATCGAGTCCCTTGGCTTTGGACATCCACTCATCCTGCTGCCAATGGTAGCAGACCAAGGACTCAACGCTAAGCTGTTAGTCGAAAAGGAAATAGGGTACGAAGTTCCTAGGAGAGAAGACGGCTCCTTCAGCCCGGACATTGTAGCCAACTCAATAAGATTGGTAATGGCATCCCAAGACGGAGAAGGAATAAGGCTGAAGGCCGCTCAAATGGCAAACATATTCGGCAACCAGAATCTCCACGACAACTACATAGATCAGTTCATTCAGTATTTCCAATCAGAAGTTTTAACACAATGCAGAAGAGGCTAGAACTAGAAGTCCTGAAAAGCGGGTAGGGTGGATGGGGGTGGGGGGTATCAACCATGAATACAACTTATTGTTAGTAAATAATCACACATTTCGGAACACATGCACGAGTGCACAACCATATCTTTGTTTCGCGtaacttaaaaatattataaaaaacaattaagaaaTATTAAATCGAATGCACTAGAGATAATCAAATTGAGcgtttatatattattcaataaaaCGGGcttaaatgcatatatacactACAAAACCTAGATAAACTAAGAGATTATAAGTCTGATTCCCACCAAAAGCACCAGTGAAAATCAAATTCTGTAGCACTATTTATGAATTGAATACACAAAGCAGCATATTTACAGTGTCGAGAAAGAGCCATCAAATAAGAGATACGGGGAAGGCTGAGAATGCAATGTTTGTGATCATCCAAATACTAAGATTATGTCAAAACCTGCTGTTAGCCAAACATCGCCATTTAGCAGAGACCGAGCTTTCTGTATCTGCAACTCAGCTCAAAGGGCTCTATGAAATTCATCTACACGGTAAAAAACAGCAGAAATTTTGATAAGGCTTGAGAATCATTATAGGAAAACGGAAAACCTATGACTGCCAGACCATTTAATGAGACAACATACCTACAAAATCTGAGGAAAGAATAGACAACCTCAACCTGTATGTGCAACGGTTATCTACTCCTGCAGCCTCAGGCGTTGGAAGAAAACCAAGAAATGATACTCGGTTGCCCAGTATACGAACCCAATGACAGGCCCTCCTTTGATGTACTGCAAAAACAAAGCGAATGTGAACTGATGCGGAAAAGAATCATATGGGATATAAATCGACTCGAGACTCGAGAGCTGCAAACCTTTCCATCCAGAATAACAAGTTCTCCATCAACCCATCGAGGATTTTGAAACCCTGGCTCTGCCAGCCTTCCTTGTCCCTTATATCGAGCAATCTGCATTGTTGATCAAAGATCATAAACCCTTAGAAAAcgaaaaaacaatataattataataattgcGTAAAACTGGAAGAATGCAGGAACGGGATGAAATGTTCACAGAAAAATATCACATCCATACCACGCCAAATTCTTCTGGGAAAATCCCTTTATGAGGAAGCTGATATTGCTTCCCAACTTTTGCCCGGAAGGCAATCTGCAAATGAAAAACCGTGCTGTAATAATGGTTTGGCAAGAAAGTAAAAGTAGAAAGTTATGTAGAATTGCTTTAGAGAGcaggaaattaaaattttaattaaaaacagAACAAGGAAATCAATGGTTTGATCACATAGAGAATTACCTGGCCAGCAGGCACATAAGGATCTCCGGTTAATTTTACAGCTtcaacatattcataaaattcaatCCTAGATGACTGCTTTGTGACGCCATCTTCTTTCCACTGACCAAATCTGCGCCTTAGGTGGATTACTTCTGAAGATCGAAGACCATGTGTACCAACATATAGGCCTAATGAAATCCGAACATCCTCAATGAATAAGGAGAATAAAGGTGGGgaaattattcaaattaaaaataatatggcAGTGATAATGAGTTCTTTCAAATAGCAGAAAACAAACAGCCAACAATCTGAACAGCATAAGAACTGTTGGTAAGTTTCTAATTAATCACCATTTAATGGGTCCTGAGAGGTCGGAATCTCAATGCGATTAAAAGTAGTTGATTTTGACAATGGCTGAGGATTTCGAGCATGATTTAGAGTAAGAGTGAACAACTCGCTAACGTCCTTAAGCACCTGCAAGTTTTTAGGGCATAAATGGCAAATCAATAATAATCATTAATATGAAGAAACAAATGAGAACGTGATGATATAATTTAGCAAGTCCAACCTTCATAGGTATTTTTCCCCGGCCAATAAATTTTGCAAGATCAAGCATCAGATGGTCTATGCTCCGTTGACCTTGGAGTTTAGGACTTCTATTTCGTGGGGATTGTTTGCTGCCACCAGAAGTTTGTTTATCATCTTCTTCTATAGTAAAAGTAAATGATAAACGACCCTTTCTTTCCAGCCTAGCTGGCACACGTTGAAAATCTTTACTGCGGGCATTACTAGACATATTCTGTACAAGGCCACTTACAACAACCTTCAAAGCAATTTGATTTTGCTCTACACCGTCTCTAACCCCACGATCTGCATCGATTTCAATTGCATTCTGCTCTATGTCGCTTtgatctttaatttcttcttcagcACTGACACTTTCTATCTCGGAGTCTGTTTCCTTAAtatcctcctcttcctcttcctcttcatcTTCGTCTTCGTCATCAATTATGTCTTCAATCACCTTCGATATTAAATCCCTGTCCACTTTAGCTGGCGCTGTTACTTTCAAAACCTTGACCTTCACACCAGGAATCAAGTCTTGTAACGCATTACCAAAACCAGAATCATCGTCActatcttcatcatcttctgaAACTTCACTACTATTTCCAAATAGATCATTTTTGTTTTCAGTTGGACTCCGAGAGTCCAAGTTACTCGCAGCACCAGATACTTTGGAGGAAGGAATTGTTAAGTCCTGAGTAGCTGTCATCCGCTTCAAGTAGACAGCCTGAAATCATGATTGACGCAGTCTCTTACATATTGTTTAGTAAAGGAAGAcactatataataaaaacatcGGAATCAAAAATGAGGAAGAAAAGTAAACAATATAAAAGCCATCCTCCATGCATTGAATGTggaatttgaatatatatatatatatatatatagatggcaCTCTTGTCCtttaagagaggtcgggagttcaaAACCCCCTCTCgtatggaaaaaccaatatgGCCAACACTTTGCCACTTAATTGGGCCGGCCTGGTGCGAGCAGGGATTAATCTGAGTATGGTACGAGCTTAAAGGTGTCTCCCATAGTTAGGGCTTATTCAAAACACGTCGTGGTCTaacaaataataacattattacatatttatttatttatttgattccAATTCCAATGTTTAAACCAAATGCCCGATAAATTTATTCTGTTTACTTGTCCTTAGATGAGAGTTTGTAAATGAAAATTCAATCAAAGCAGAAGCTGATGCTTGCAAGAAAGTACCTGCAACCTATACTCGTCTTTCTTATTCATTGTGAGAAATATCTCAAAGATGGGGGCACCATCCATTGCCGACGCAAGCTGCCTGAAAATTGAATGCGTATTCCAATAAGTAACATACTtcttttattcttaatttaccAACAAAGTTAAAGTCTCTCTTTCTTGGAGGAAGGGTAACAAAAAGGCACCCTTACATCGAATCAGCAGAAAGGTGGGGTTAATCAAGTTACCTCGGAGTATAACTTTTCGCCACATATCTTCCATATTCAGCACTTATACGAATAATGCGTCCATAAGGATCACCTTCTGAAACTCCAACCCACCAACCCACCTAGATTCAGATAAAGACTTTCGTTATATTCCAGAGTTATGGTGTATTCTACAGCATCTGAGTCACACAGTAGCCGCAACCCCCATTGGTGCATAGTTACAGATTTAACAAAACTAATAAACGTATAGGTGGGGGAGGAAAAAACTGGAAAAGATATGCACTCAGAGATTGCAACAGACAGTGAATCATTCCCC
Coding sequences within it:
- the LOC116029666 gene encoding putative UDP-rhamnose:rhamnosyltransferase 1, with product MAAEQCHVMIFPWLAFGHMLPMFKFGKKLAAKGFRVSFVSTPKNLQRLPPIPASFMERLSLREIALPSIPGLPENCEATVDLEQQEQVQFLKTAYDRMAPPFEELLRWDLPELILVDFASHWVPEIANRYGVPTAFLSVYTAATLAYLGSPEGLRSGNLRPSPEYFTGPPSWFDFHSLVAHRPDYAPTMMRNTHTPDASGVSSGQRLSSVIEGCDFVIVRSCKEFEREYIDLLEKLYKRPVLAIGLLPPRLNTAIHPETNSSSWSEAFEWLDKQRPKSVVFVGFGSEYKMPIHQIHELASALELSRMPFLWILRKPGIDNSALLPTDFVNRTSNQGRVILGWAPQQNILAHPAIGGCLFHSGWGTIIESLGFGHPLILLPMVADQGLNAKLLVEKEIGYEVPRREDGSFSPDIVANSIRLVMASQDGEGIRLKAAQMANIFGNQNLHDNYIDQFIQYFQSEVLTQCRRG
- the LOC116028485 gene encoding protein EXECUTER 1, chloroplastic-like, giving the protein MLSIAPPSFPSPSPHKFSPTTAKFAFPLSRSSSSICGPHSPVCCRCVSGGADPPQSGDGSSWRWDLTIQDAFTNVMKRFDDFVNPNRNHESVGAVETASEEKDEEWDWERWKKHFSDVEEQERIVSILKSQLAGYINREDYEGAARLKVAIAAAATNDTVGKVKSHFNNTVEEERYSDAAWLRDYAGAGLVGWWVGVSEGDPYGRIIRISAEYGRYVAKSYTPRQLASAMDGAPIFEIFLTMNKKDEYRLQAVYLKRMTATQDLTIPSSKVSGAASNLDSRSPTENKNDLFGNSSEVSEDDEDSDDDSGFGNALQDLIPGVKVKVLKVTAPAKVDRDLISKVIEDIIDDEDEDEEEEEEEDIKETDSEIESVSAEEEIKDQSDIEQNAIEIDADRGVRDGVEQNQIALKVVVSGLVQNMSSNARSKDFQRVPARLERKGRLSFTFTIEEDDKQTSGGSKQSPRNRSPKLQGQRSIDHLMLDLAKFIGRGKIPMKVLKDVSELFTLTLNHARNPQPLSKSTTFNRIEIPTSQDPLNGLYVGTHGLRSSEVIHLRRRFGQWKEDGVTKQSSRIEFYEYVEAVKLTGDPYVPAGQIAFRAKVGKQYQLPHKGIFPEEFGVIARYKGQGRLAEPGFQNPRWVDGELVILDGKYIKGGPVIGFVYWATEYHFLVFFQRLRLQE